The genomic stretch GGACGACGGCGGCGTCGGCGAGCGCGCCGAGGGCGGCCGCGACCGGCGCCTCGCTGCCGGGCGTGACGCGCAGCATCGTGGACAGCGACCCGACCACGCCGGGCAGCCGGTCCCCCGCCTCGAGCAGGCTCGCGGTGCCGTCCTTGCGGTTCAGCCCGACGGCGAGCGCGTCGCGGCGCACCTGCCAGCTCTTGGCCTCCTGCTGGGCCTCGCGCTGCGCGTCGCGCAGCTCGCGCGCCTGCGCCTGGGCGGCGGCGTGCTGCCGCTCGGCGGCCTCGTGCCGCTCGTCGAGGCCGTGCTCCCCCTCGTCCAGGTCGCCGATCGACTCCTGCAGGTGCGCCAGCTTGCCTTCGGCTTCGGCGGCGCGCGCGGTCGCCTCGGCGTGCGCGGCGCCGAGCCGGGCGATCTCCTCCTCGGCCGCGCCGGCGCGGGCCCGCAGGGTGTTGACCTGCCCGACCAGCCGAGCCAGGCCCTCGCGGCGGTCGGCGATGGCGCGCACCGCGGCGACGTGCCGGTCCTCGGCGGTCTTCAGCTCGGCCTCGGCGCCGCGCTTCTGCTCGCCGATCCCCTCCAGGCGCTCCCGGTCGGCCGCGAGGGCCGCCTTCATCTTCTCCAGCTCCTCGGCGAACACCGCGGCCTGCCGGTCGAGCTCCGCCGGGTCGCGGGAGCTCGCCGGGTCCTCCAGCGGCGCGCTGAGGTTACGGTGCCGCTCGGCGGCGAGCTGGATGGTGCCGCGCAGCCGCTCGGCGATGCCCGACAGCTGGAAGTGCGCGTCCTGCGCGGCGGCGAGGGCGGGGGCGTCCGCGGACAACGCCTCGTCGAGCTCGGCCTCTCGCCGGCCGCGCTCGGCGAGCTCCCGTTCCACCTCGGCGCGACGCTCGCGCATCGCGCTCTCGTCGGCGACCTCGCGCTCGACCGTGGACATCAGCGTGGCCAGGTCGTCGGCCAGCAGCCGCAGCCGCGAGTCGCGGACGTCGGCCTGGATCGCCTGGGCGCGCCGGGCGACGTCCGCCTGCCGGCCGAGCGGCTTGAGCTGGCGGCGCAGCTCGTCGGTGAGGTCGCTGACGCGCGTCAGGTTGGCCATCATCGCGTCGAGCTTGCGCAGCGCCTTCTCCTTGCGCTTGCGGTGCTTCAGGACGCCGGCGGCCTCCTCGATGAACCCGCGCCGGTCCTCCGGCCGGGCCTGCAGGACGCTGTCGAGCTGGCCCTGCCCCACGATCACGTGCATCTCGCGCCCGATGCCGGAGTCGCTCATCAGCTCGTGGATGTCGATCAAGCGGCAGCGATCGCCGTTGATCTCGTACTCGCTCTCACCGCTGCGGTACATGCGGCGGGTGACGGACACCTCGGTGTAGTCGATCGGCAGCGCGTTGTCCGAGTTGTCGATGGTCAGCGTGACCTCGGCGCGCCCGAGCGGGGCGCGGCCGGCGGTGCCGGCGAAGATGACGTCCTCCATCTTGCCGCCGCGGAGCGCCTTCGCACCCTGCTCGCCGAGTACCCACGCGATGGCGTCCACGACGTTCGACTTGCCCGACCCGTTGGGCCCGACCACGCAGGTGACGCCGGGCTCGAGGCGCAGGGTCGTCGCCGACGCGAAGGACTTGAAGCCCTTGATGGTCAGGCTCTTGAGGTGCACGGATTCACTCCAGCGGTCGTACGTCGGCAACCGCCCACGATACCGGCCGCACGCGGGGTTGCCGGGGAGATGACGGTCGGGTGCGAGAATCACCCGGTGCCGTACACCCGTCAGCCATCGGACCCGGACGCGCCGTCCGCGGTGCACGCGGCCCATCCGAGCGTCACGGACGTGGCGACCGTCTTCGCCGGCGGCGTCGCGGGGTGCGCCGTGCGCGCCGCCGTCGAGGTCGCGCTTCCTGCCGGCCGCGGCTTCCCCGTCGGGACGCTGATGGTGAACCTGCTCGGCGCGATGCTGCTCGGCGTCCTGCTCGAGGTGCTGCTCATCGCCGGCGACGACAGCGGCGTCCGACGCCGCCTGCGGCTGCTGCTCGGGACCGGCGGCCTGGGCGGGTTCACGACGTACAGCTCGTTCGCCGTGGAGACCGTGGATCTGCTGCGCGCCGGCAGCATCGGGACCGCCGTCGGGTACACGGCCGCCACCCTGTTCGGCGGCGTGCTGCTCGCCTGGAGCGGCATCTCCGCGGCGCAGCGGCTGCGCGGCGCGCGGTGAGCGCGCCGGTCTTCGTGCTGCTGAGCCTGGCCGGCGGGGTCGGAGCCGCGCTGCGCCTCGTCGTGGACTCGCTGATCAGGGCCGCGACCCGCACGCACTTCCCGGTCGCGACGGTGACCATCAACCTGGTCGGCTCGTTCCTGCTCGGCCTGCTCGCCGGCGCCGCGGCCGGGCACTCGATCGACGACTGGTACGCCGTCCTCGGCACCGGGCTGCTGGGCGGGTTCACGACGTTCAGCACCGCGTCGGTGGAGACGGTGCGGCTCGCGATCGGGGCGCCCCGGGGCCACGCCGCGCTCAACGTCTTCGGCACCCTCCTCGGCGCGTTCGCGCTCGCCTGGCTCGGGATCCTGCTGGGCAGCGCACGCGGCTGACCGCCCGCCCACCGCGGCTGACCGCGCGCCTACCGCTCGACGTCCCCGCCGCTCCGCGGGCCGGCCGACCGACGCGGACCCTGGGACCGGCTCTCCCACGGCGAGTGCTCGAGGCCGTCGGGGTCCCGCACGTCGCCGAGGGCCAGCACCGTGGTGTCGACCGTGTCGGCGTCCACGCCCGCGGCGAGGTCCCGCTTGAGCTCGCCAGGCGCGATCGCCCGCGCCAGGTGATACAGCACGATCACCACGATGGTGCCCAGCGCGATGCCGGTGATGCTGAAGCTCTCGGTGAGCCTCAGCTGCACGTTGCCGATGCCGATGATCAGGCCCGCGGCCAGCGGGACCAGGTTGATCGGATTGCCGAGGTCGACGTTGTTCTCCACCCAGATCTTCGCGCCCAGCAGGCCGATCATGCCGTAGAGCACCACGGTGATCCCGCCGAGCACGCCGCCGGGGATGGCGGCGATCAGCGCGCCGAACTTCGGCGAGAACCCCAGCAGGATGGCGAACCCTGCGGCGACCCAGTAGGCCGCGGTGGAGTAGACGCGGGTGGCGGCCATCACGCCGATGTTCTCGGCGTACGTGGTGGTCGGCGGCCCACCGGCGAACGCCGACACGGCGGTGCCGACGCCGTCGCCGATGAATCCCGCGCCCATCGAGGTGTCCAGGTTCTGGCCGGTCATCTCGGCGACGGCCTTCACGTGCCCGGCGTTCTCCGCGACCAGGGCGATCACGCCGGGGAGGACGACCAGGATCGCGGCGGCGGAGAAGATCGGCAGGTGCGGCCCGGCGAGCGTGCTGCCGTCGGGCTTGGTGATGGTCTGCGGCAGGCCGACCCAGTCGGCGGCCTTGACCGCGGCGAGGCTCAGGCGGTCGCTGCCGGAGGGCAGCGCCTCACCGGTCGCGCTCGCCCGACCGTAGTCCAGCCCGACGACGTCGAACAGCCAGGACAGCGCGGTGCCGAAGACCAGGCCCAGCAGGATCGCGATCCGCGAGACGAAGCCTCGGGAGGCGATCGCCATGACGGTCACGAACACCATGGTCGCCAGCGCCACCCACTGGTCCTGCGGCCAGTAGGTGCCCGCGACGACCGGCGCGAGGTTGAAGCCGATCAGCATGACGACCGCGCCCGTGACGGCCGGCGGCAGCACGCGCGAGACCACGGCACCGCCGACGGCATGCACGATCGCGCCGATGACCGCCAGCAGGACGCCGGCGATCAGCACGGCGCCGGTGAGCGTCGCGGCGTAGCTCTCCCCCGAGGACCTGGTCTGCGCCGCGATGGCTGCGGCGGCGGCCACGAAGGACGCCGAGGTGCCGAGGTAGGACGGGATCCGGCCGCGCGCGACCAGCAGGAAGATGATCGTGGCGACGCCGGACATCATGATGCCGAACTGCGGGTTCAGGCCCATGATCAGCGGGAAGACGAACGTCGCGCCGAACATGGCGAACACGTGCTGCAGCCCGAAGCCCACCGTGCGTCCCCAGGAGAGCCGCTCGTCGGGCTTGACCACCTCACCGGGCGGGATGTGCTTCCCGTCGCCCTTCTGGGTCCATCCGATACCTAGCGCCATGGCTCTCCCTCGTCGGCTGCGCGACCGTCGCACAGGACTCGTCCCGGGACGTCGGGCGACGCGCGCCGCACCTGCCGCCCGGACGGTCAGCCAAGTTTTCCAGGCGGCGCCTGCCGTGCGCGGTGAGGCGCGCCGATCCCCGCCCGCGCCTGCGATCGACGTGCCGGCCGCCGGCCGTGGGGCGGTGCCGCCGCAGGCTGACCGCGCCCGGACGCGGGCTACGCGGCCGGGCCCGCGGCGGTGATGACCGTGCCGACCTCGCCGACGGCGCGCCGCGCCGCCTCGGCGAGCAGGTCCACGCGGGTGATGATCGCCGCGCGTCCGCCGTTCTCGACGAAGCTGCGCGCGGCACCGACCTTCGGCCCCATGGACCCGGCCGCGAAGTGCCCCTGCGCCTCGAGCTCGCGGATCCTCCGCAGCCCCACGTGACCGATCCGTTCGGGATCCGGCCCGCCGTAGCCGATCATCGCGGCCTCGACGTCGGTGGCGAGGATCAGCGTGTCGGCCCCGACGACCGGCGCGAGGACGGCGGAGGCGAGATCCTTGTCGATGACCGCCTCGACATTCTCCAGACGCGCGCCCCGGCGTACGACGGGAATCCCGCCGCCGCCCGCGCACACCACGACGACGCCGGAGTCGGCCAGGGACCGGGCCGTCGGCGCCTCGAGGACCTCCAGTGGGCGCGGGCTCGCGACGACCCGCCGCCAGCCCCGGGCCCCGTAGTCCTTCCACGTCTGCCCGAGGCCGACGAAGCGCCGTGCCTCGGCGACCGGCCGGTACCGGCCGATCGGCTTCACCGGATCACCGAACGCCGGGTCTTCGGCGTCCACCAGCGTGCGGGTGATCAGCGAGACGACCGGACGCCGGCAGCCCCTGGCGGCGAGCTCGCCGTCCAGCGCGTTCATGAGGGTGAGTCCGATCGTCGCCTGGGTCTGCGCGTCGCACCACGCGAGGGAGGCCGGCGGCGCGATGGCGAGCGCGTACTCGTTCGTCGCCAGCAGGTTGCCGACCTGCGGGCCGTTGCCGTGGGTGATCACCACGTCGACCCCCTCCGCGACGAGGTCGGCGATGTGCGCGGCCGCCTGTCCCAGAGCCGCCGTCTGGTCGTCCTCGGTGGCGCTGCCGTCCGGGGCGCTCATCGCGTTGCCGCCCAGCGCGACCAGCACCCGGGAGACGCCGGGGGTGGGCGCTGCGGCGGTCATGCGGCGAGTCTATGGACCCGGTCACGTCGGGCGGACGGGACCCGCGGGTGGCGTCCGCGCGGATCGCCGCGCTTCGCGCCCCACGGGGTCTTCACACGCCCGCCCGGCATAGACTCGATCATCGTGGCGACAGCGGTGCGGATCAGTCGGGTAAGCAAGCGTTACGGCGACGTACGCGCCGTCGAGGGCATGACCTGGACGGCTCCCTCGGGCCGGATCACCGCCGTGCTGGGACCCAACGGCGCCGGGAAGACCACCACGATGGAGTGCCTGGAGGGCCTGATCGAGCCGACCTCGGGGGAGGTCGAGGTCCTGGGCCGCGACCCGTGGAACGCCGGTCCCGAGCACCGCGCCGAGGTGGGCGTGATGCTGCAGGACGGCGGCCTGCCCAACGGGACCACGCCGCTGCGGCTGCTGCGGCACCTCGCCTCCTTCTACGTGGCCCCGCTGCCGGTCGCCGACCTGGTGCGTGACCTCGGGATCGACGCCTTCGGAGGGACGACGATCCGCCGGCTGTCCGGTGGGCAGCGGCAGCGGGTGGCGCTGGCCGCCGCGTTGATCGGCGATCCGCAGGTGCTGTTCCTCGACGAGCCCACGGCGGGTCTCGACCCGCACGCGCGTCTCGACGTGTGGCAGCTCATCGCTGCCGCGCGCGAGCGGGGCAAGACGGTCGTCGTCACGACGCATTCCTTCGAGGAGGCCGAACGGCTCGCCGACCGGATCGTGATCATCCATCGCGGTGCGGTGGCCGCGGCCGGCACGGTCGACGAGATCCGGGGTGTGCGAAGCCTGGAAGACGTGTACTTCGAGCTGACCGCGAAGGCCGGCCGATGAGCGCCCCCGCGACGACCCGCGACCGGGTGGTGGCGCAGGCGCGGTTCGACACCGGCGTCCTGCTGCGCAACGGCGAGCAGCTGCTGGTGTCGATCATCCTGCCGGCCATGGCGCTCGTGGCGGCTGTGCTGCTGCCCTACCCGGCGTTGTCTGGACCGCGCATCGACGTCGTCGCACCCGGCGTCCTCGCGCTGGCCGTGCTGTCCACCTCGTTCACCGGCCAGGCGATCTCGACCGGGTTCGACCGGCGGTACGGCGTTCTGCGGCTGCTGGGCGTCACGCCGCTCGGCCGCGGCGGCCTGCTGGCCGGCAGGATCCTCGCCGTACTCGTCGTCGAGCTGGTGCAGTTCGTCGTGCTCGGCGCGGTGGCGCTCGCGATGGGGTGGCGCCCGCAACCGCTCGGCGTCCTCCTCGCCGTGGTGTTCTGGTTGCTCGGCACCGCGTGCTTCGTGTCGTTCGCGATGCTCTTCGCCGGCACGCTGCGCGCCGAGGCGGTCCTCGCGCTCGCCAACCTCGTCTGGGTGCTGATGCTCGGGCTGGGCACCGTTCTTCCGGCGGCCAGCTTCGGGGCTCCGTGGTCGACGGTGGTCTCTCTGCTGCCCTCCGGCGCGCTGGGCGACGGGTTCCGCGCTGCGCTCGGCGAGGGGGTCGTCGACTGGCGGGCGCTGCTGGTGCTGGCGGTGTGGACCGGACTGTTCGCCGGCCTCGCGCGGCGGCTGTTCCGCTGGTCGGACTGACCGGCACCGGCCGCGCTGGCACGATGGGGTGATGAGCATCCCGTCGTACGGGCGAGCCGCCCCTCCGTCGGCGCCGGCCATCCGCGCCACCTCCGTCACGGTGATGAGCCCGGCCCCTCGGCGGCTGGCGGCCTTCTACGCCGCGCTGCTGTCGGCGCCGGTGACGGCCGAGGAGCCGGCGCGACCCGGTGAGCCCGAGGATGCCGGCTGGGCGCAGGTGAGCGCGCGCGACCTCACGGTGAACTTCGAGTGGGAGCGGCACTGGCGGACACCGCGCTGGCCCGCGCAGGCCGGTGCCCAGACGAGCACCCAGCACCTGGATCTACGGGTCGACGATCTCGAGGCCGCCGCGCGCTGGGCAGTCGAGTGCGGCGCCGTCCGCGCAGCGCACCAGCCGCAGGACGACGTCGTCGTGCTGCTCGACCCGTCGGGGCACCCCTTCTGCCTGTTCCGCTAGGTTCGCGTGCGTGCCCGCGGGGAACGCGCAGGCCCTGCTCGACCCGCCCGAACCAGCGACCCGCGACGTCTCGACGTCGCTGCGCCTATCGGCTCCGCTCGCTCGACGACCGTGAGAGGGGGCGGACGACGGTGACGGGGCCTGCCTCCAACGGTCGTCGCGAGCTCCATGATTACCACGGTCGTCGAGCGAGGCGAGGAACGAGCCCGACGCCGAGACACCACACCCCACGGTCGTCGAGCGAGGGCGAGGAACGAGCCCGACGTCGAGACGCCGGAACCCGCCGTCGAACCGCTCCACCCACGCGTTCCCGCGGGAACGCACGCGCCGCACGCGGCACCGGCGAACCGGCGACCGGGCGGTGCCGGGTCGCGGGTCAGGTGCGGACGAACGGGAAGGCGAGGGTCGAGCGGATCGTGCCGTCGGTGAGCATCATCAGGATGCGATCGACGCCCAGGCCCAGCCCGCCGGTCGGCGGCATGCCGTACTCCAGCGCGGTGAGAAAGGCCTCGTCGAGCTCCATGGCCTCCAGGTCGCCGCCGGCGGCCTTCATGGACTGCGCGGTGAGCCGATCGCGCTGGTCGACCGGGTCGATGAGCTCGGAGTACGCCGTGCCGATCTCGGCGCCGAAGGCGACGAGGTCCCACCGCTCCGACAGCCGCGGGTCGGCCCGGTGGACGCGCGTCAGCGGCGAGGTCTCCACGGGGAAGTCCGTGTAGAACGTCGGCTCGATCGTCTGGCCCTCGACGAGCGCCTCGTACAGCTCGCTCACGAGCTCGCCGGCACTCCGGGCGTGCCCGACCGAGAGCCCGTGCGCCGCACAGATCTCCGCCAGCTCGCCGGCGCTCGTGGACGGCGTGATCTGGTGCCCGGTCGCCCGAGCGACCGCCGTGTGCACCGGCACCACCGGCCATTCGCCGTCCAGCCGGATCTCGTGGCGAGAGCCGTCGGGGTGACGCCGGACCGCGATGGGCTCCCCGTGCACCGCGACCGCCGCGGCGACGATGAGCCGCTGGGTGAGCGCCCGCATGATGGTGTAGTCGGCGTGCGCCTGGTAGGCCTCGAGCGACGTGAACTCGGGATTGTGGCTGGCGTCGGCACCTTCGTTGCGGAAGTTCCGGTTGAGCTCGAAGATCTTGCCCATTCCGCCGACGCACAGCCGCTTGAGGTACAGCTCGGGAGCGATCCGCAGGTACAGGTCCGCGTTGTAGGCGTTGATGTGGGTTCGGAAGGGGCGCGCGGTGGCTCCGCCGTGCACCGGCTGCAGCATCGGCGTCTCGACCTCGCAGAACCCGTCCCCGGCGAGCGTCGCGCGCATCGCGGCGACGGCGCGGCTGCGGGCCTGCAGCAGCCACATCGACTCCGGGTTCACGATCAGGTCGAGATAGCGCTGCCGGACGCGAGCCTCCGGATCGCTGAACCCGCTGTGCGGGTCCGGCAGCGGACGGAGGCACTTCGAGGCCATCTCCCAGGAGAGCACCCGCAGCGACAGCTCGCCGGACCGCGAGGTGACGATCTCGCCGCGGGCCGCGACCTGGTCGCCGATGTCGACCGCCTCCCGCCAGAGCCGGAATCCCTCGGACGCGGGGTCCAGCATCAGCTGCAGCCGCGCCCCGTCCTCCTCGACGGCGGCGAACACCAGCCCCCCGAAGTCGCGGATCGAGCGGACGCGACCGCCGACCGCGACCACGGACCCGGTCCGGTGGTCCGGCGGAAGATCGACGAACTGCGCACATACCTCGGGGATCGAGCGATCGCGCGAGACCGCCGCCGGGTACGGCGACATCCCGGCCGAGCGAAGACGATCTGCCTTGGTGCGCCGCACGCGCTGCTGCTGGCTCATCCGCCGCGTCGGCGGAGCCACCTGCAGCAACTCGTCGTCCTGGCGCCGTACGGCGTCGTCGAAGTCCATCGCGCGACCGCCGTACGACACCCGCGTCGGGCCGCGCCGCTGATCGGGCACCTTGCCCGCGGGCAGGAAGCCCTCGGCCATGCCGGCCGCGATCATCGCGCGGGCCGCCGACAGCCCCGAGTCGTAGCACATGTACCGCGGCAGCCATTCCGGCTGATACTTCGCATTCGAGCGGTACAGGGTCTCCAGCTGCCACACCTTCGACGCCGCGCTCAGCAGGGTGCTGGTCAGCCGGGTGATCGGGCCCGCGCCGACCCGGTCGGCCTCGCTGAAGGTGGAGCGGAACATCGCGAAGTTCAGCGACAGTCGCCGGATGCCCAGCCCGTGCCCCGCCTGCAGGACACCCGCGACCATGAACTCGTTGAGCCCGTTGACGGCGAGCCGGTCACGACGCATGAGGTCCAGCGAGATGCCGCGCATCCCCCACGGCACGAACGACAGCAGGCCGCGGACCTCGCCGTCCCGGTCGTGCGCCGTGACCATCAGGCAGCGTCCGTCGGCCGGATCGCCCAGCCGGCCGATCGCCATCGAGAACCCGCGCTCGGTCGCGCCGCCGCGCCACTTCTCGGCGAGCGCCTCGAGGTGCGCCATCTCACCGGCCGGGATCTCGTGGTGGCGGCGGATCTGCAAGGTGTACCCGGACCGCCGCACGCGGGTGACGGCCTGCCGCACCTGGCGCATGTTGCGACCCTCGAGCGCGAACTCGTCGACGTCGATGATCGCCTCGTCGCCCAGCTCGAGCGCCTTGAGGCCCGCCTGCACATAGGCGCGCGCGCCGTCCTCGCTGGCCGACAGCACGGCCGGGAACCAGCCGTTCGTGCGCGCGTCGCGGGTCCACGCGGCGATCGCCGCGGCCCACGACTCGCGGTCCCCCACCGGATCCGCGCTCGCCAGGCTGACCGAGGCCACCACCCGGTAGGTGACGGCGGCCTTGCCGTCCGGGGAGAACACCACCGACTTGTCCCGCCTGGTCGCGAAGTAGCCCAGCGAGTCGCCCTCGCCGTACTGCCCGACCAGCCCGCGTACCTTCAGCTCGTCGCTCGGCCCCATGAACTGGCGCGCCCGCGAGGTCCGCAGGAAGGTGCTCGCCGCCAGGAACAACGCACCGATCGAGAGCACGGCGCCGATCGTGGCCACCCAGTGGTGCCCGTGATGGGCCGGGTGCTCGGTGAGGAAGGTGAACGTGATGCCCAGCGCCCGCCAGATGGACCAGTCGAGCTTCTCTCCCCAGCCCTGGAGGGTGTCCGGGAACAACGCTGTGAGCCCGAAGGTGACCAGTACCGACGTGCCCAGCCCGCCGGCCAGCAGCCCGAGGGCCCCGGCCTGCGACCCGGGGGCCAGCCGCGCGATGAACGCGCGCCGCGCGGCCAGCAGCACGGCGAGCACCGCGACCACGCCGGCGAGCTCGACGACGTACCACCGGTTGACCCCGCCGCTCGCGGGCGCCTCGAGCACCTCGGTCCCGCTCGTCGTCCGCCAATAGTCGAAGAAGACCGTCGACAGCACGAGCATGACCAGCAGGTAGCCGATCACGAGCCAGTACGCCGCGGCGAGCCGCCGCCGCAGCGCACCCCCGATGAGGATGAGGACGGCGCCGACGAACAGGTTCGGCTGCGCGGGGACGGCGACGAAGTTGAAGATCTCGCCGACGGCCTGCACCCACCGCGCGCCGCGGAACACCACCTGCATCAGGCACCAGAAGCCGCCGAGCGTGACGATCGCCCCGAACCCCTCCGCGACGCCCTCCTGCCAGCTGTGCGGCTGCCGACCGACCTCGCTGGCGACTCCCTGGCTGCTGCTGCGCATCTGCACTCCCACACGACGCCCACGCTGGGCTTTCGTCCCCGACGCTAGCGTGCCCGGCGCCCGGCGGCATGGACCCCACAGGTCGATGCCAGGTGCTGCCGGACCGCCCGGTCGCTATACGACCGGGCGGTCCGGCAGTACCGTGACCGGCAGATGCGTCGCACACGCCGCGCGAGGGCAGGAGACGTCATGATCGACCCGACGGCGAGGCAGCAGGAGCTCACCTTCGACCTCATCCTGTCCCTCGACGGCTGCGCGGCCGGAGACGGATGGCCGGGCTGGTGGGGCCTGGAGAGCCCCGAGTACCTGGACTGGCTCGCGCGGCAGCCCGAGCAGCTGACGGTGATGGGGGCGACGACGTACCGCACCATGTCGGCGATGGCCGAGCAGGCCGCGTCGCTCGAGATCGCCGCGGCGGAGCGGGCCGGCTTCGCGCAGCTCACCCAGGCGGAGAAGGTGGTCTTCTCCGGCACGCTCGAGGAACCGTTGCGGTGGCCGAACACCCGGCTGATCAGCTCGGACGCCGTCGACGCGGTACGCGAGCTCAAGCGCACCTCCAGCAGGCCCCTGGGCACCCTCGGCAGCATCCGCCTCGGCCACTCCCTCATGCAGGCCGGGGTGGTCGACCGGTTCCGCATCGTGCTGTTCCCGGTGATCACCGGGCGCACCGGGCTCGAACGCGTCTGGGAGCGCTTCGGAGACTTCGCGCTGCAGCTCCTCGCCTCGCGGACCTTCGAGGGCGGCCTCCAGCTGCTGGAGTACCGGCCCACGCCGCTCGCCCAGCCGCCCGGGTCGGCCTGGCAGCGCGACTCGAAGTGACGCCCTCGGCCGCTCTGGCCGACCAGGGGTCCCCCGCCCCGTGCGCACGATGGCACGAAAGTCCCGAATCCGGCTGTGGCCCTTGGTGCCCGCCCGGTCCGCCGGTACCGTCCAGAGCATGTCCGGCGGTGCCGCCGTCTTGGGCATCCGCCCAGGTCAGCGGCACAAAAACCGGCGCGGATTGACGACCGGGTGACGCGCCGGTCACGACCGGATTGGGATCGTGGAGCAGCAGAACAGGGGGCGGCGATGGATGGATTCGGGGGCGCAGCCGCGGCGACGCTGAGCCGAAGTACGCCGGACGCGGCGGCGCACCGGCTGCGGGCGCCGGATGAGCCGGACGCCGATGCGTCGAGCGGGCCGGCGGCCGAGGAGCAGATCGCCGAGATCCGGCTGATCCCGCGGTTCCACGTGGCGTACGGCGGCCGCCCGGTGCCGCTGTGCACCAGGGCGGAGCGGGTGCTGGCGTTTCTCGCCCTGGAAGAGGGTGTCTCGCGCCGGTCGATCGTCGCCGGAGCCCTGTGGCCGGAATCGACGTCCGATCGCGCGCTGGCGAGCCTGCGCACCGCGCTGTGGAGCCTGTCGCACGCCGCGATCGCGCTGGTCGACATCACCCAGAACGCGCTGAGCCTGCGTGCGCAGGTACGTGTCGACCTGACCGAGGCGACATCGCTGGCCCGGCACGCCGTGGACGGCGCCGGCTGCCTGCGCGACATCCCGCACGCCGTCGCGCTGCTGCGTCGCGATCTGCTGGTCGACTGGGCCGAGGACTGGACGGTGATCCCGAAGGAGCAGTTCCGCCAGCTGCGCCTGCAGGCTCTGGAGTCCCTCGCCGACCGGCTGATCGCCGACGGCCGGCTGGCGCAGGCCGTGGTGACCGGACTCGACGTCGTCGGATCCGAGCCGCTGCGGGAATCGGCGCACCTGCTGCTGATGCGCGCCTACCTCGCGCAGGGCAACCGGAGCGCCGCTATCGCGCAGTACCGCAGCTGCGCCCGGTTGCTGCGCGACGAGCTCGGACTCGCGCCGTCGACCGCGATGGCCCGGCTGCTCGACGCCGCGCTCACCGACCCGACGCTGGACTGACGCTGCACTCACGGGCCGGTGACGCGTCCCGGACGACGATGACCGCATGCCTGAGCCACTGCCGCGCCCGGGGCCGCTCGCGCAGGACGGCGCGGTGTCCGTGCTGGCCGTCCGCACCATCGCGGACCCGGCCGGTGGCCCGACCAGGTACCGGCTCAACCAGACCGTCGACGTCCGGTCCGGCGCGCAGGAGTGCCGCACGGTCGTCGGCCCGGACGAGCTGCGGGCCGCGGCCGCCGGCTGGGTCGAGCGGGTGATCGAGAGGACGCCGCAGCCATGAGCGCGACGACCGAGCAGTCCCCCGCCGCGCTCGCCGAGGGCCCGGCGGCCATCCTCGACCTGCTCGGCCGGCTGCTCGACGACGCCGAGCACCGGCCCCATGCCGGTCCCGGACCACGGGGGCTCGGTGGCCGCGCGGTCGACCTGGAGCCGATCGCGCTCGCGCTGGCGCTCGGCTTCCTGCTCGATCCGGCGTACGGCGCGTGTGCCGCCCGGCTGCGCCCCGGTGCGCCCACGGCACACCCCACGGTCGGGCTCGCCGCGCTCCTCGCCGAGGCCGACCCGATCGACGCGTTCGGGCAGCTCGACCCGGGCGGTCCGCTGGTCGGGTCCGGGCTGGTCGACCTGCTCGACGACCCCGTCGGGCCGGTGGCGGACCAGGCGTTCACCCTGGGCCCGGCGGGCTACCTGCGCCTGCTCGGGCGCTACCGGCTGCACCCGCAGCTGACCGGGCTGGCGACCGTGGCCGCCCCCTCGAGCGGTCCGTCGCTCGACGCGCTGCCGCTCGAGGAGCACACCGCTCGGCGGCTGGACCTTCTCCGGGCACAGCTGCGCTCGGGGATCGCCCGCGTCCAGCTCGCCGGCGCGGACACCCGGCTCGCCCGCGAGGTGCGCGACAGTCTCGCGGCGGGCCGCGCGGT from Cumulibacter manganitolerans encodes the following:
- a CDS encoding AfsR/SARP family transcriptional regulator, with the translated sequence MDGFGGAAAATLSRSTPDAAAHRLRAPDEPDADASSGPAAEEQIAEIRLIPRFHVAYGGRPVPLCTRAERVLAFLALEEGVSRRSIVAGALWPESTSDRALASLRTALWSLSHAAIALVDITQNALSLRAQVRVDLTEATSLARHAVDGAGCLRDIPHAVALLRRDLLVDWAEDWTVIPKEQFRQLRLQALESLADRLIADGRLAQAVVTGLDVVGSEPLRESAHLLLMRAYLAQGNRSAAIAQYRSCARLLRDELGLAPSTAMARLLDAALTDPTLD